A single region of the Moorena sp. SIOASIH genome encodes:
- a CDS encoding DUF4058 family protein, with amino-acid sequence MPSPFPGMNPYLEKPEYWSQVHKWLIVLIAQSLNPQLRPKYRVAIEERVYNATGDDSMLGRVGILPARKDHVVVQSSQSNHQEPSALVTVAAPSVKPMKIALPMTEMVREWYLEVRKVETGKVITVIEILSPKNKRSAEGRSTYETKRQKILDSLTHLVEIDLLRQGKPMAMNNQAFQSHYRIVVSRSQERPQADLYAFNLPQAIPSFPLPLQPYDREPTVNLQQLLHNLYDQGSYDLAIDYSKDPPPPLSTADAAWVKEVLIEQ; translated from the coding sequence ATGCCTTCACCTTTTCCTGGGATGAATCCCTACCTGGAGAAACCAGAATATTGGTCACAAGTTCACAAGTGGCTAATTGTCCTGATTGCCCAAAGCCTTAACCCTCAACTACGTCCGAAGTATCGGGTAGCAATTGAGGAAAGAGTCTACAACGCTACTGGTGATGATTCCATGCTAGGTAGAGTGGGCATCCTGCCCGCCCGAAAAGATCATGTAGTTGTTCAAAGTTCTCAAAGCAACCACCAAGAACCCTCAGCCCTGGTTACTGTTGCTGCTCCTAGCGTTAAACCAATGAAGATTGCTCTACCGATGACTGAAATGGTTAGAGAGTGGTATTTAGAAGTGCGAAAGGTAGAAACTGGCAAAGTAATTACTGTTATCGAAATTCTTTCTCCCAAAAACAAACGGTCTGCAGAAGGGCGCAGCACTTATGAAACCAAACGGCAAAAAATATTAGATAGCTTAACCCATTTAGTGGAAATTGATTTACTGCGTCAAGGAAAACCGATGGCTATGAATAATCAAGCCTTCCAGAGCCACTATCGAATCGTGGTCAGCCGTTCTCAAGAACGTCCCCAAGCCGATTTATATGCGTTCAATCTCCCCCAAGCAATACCTTCGTTTCCTTTACCTCTCCAACCATACGATCGAGAACCTACCGTTAATTTACAACAATTATTACATAACCTTTACGACCAAGGAAGTTATGATTTAGCGATTGATTATAGTAAAGACCCACCACCACCTTTATCGACCGCAGATGCAGCTTGGGTAAAGGAAGTCTTGATTGAACAGTAG
- a CDS encoding amidase, with amino-acid sequence MNQVDLAFTPALDQAQLIRKGEISPLELVQLYLERIEALNPQVGSYFTVASEMALADAKAKTEQLAQTTDTSKLPPFFGVPIAIKDLRAVEGLPCSFGVAALKDNIAEYDDGVITRIKQAGFIILGKTATSELGSLPYTEPPGFPPARNPWNLDYTPGGSSGGSAAAVAAGLSPIAQGSDGGGSLRGPAFCCGLVAIKPTRGRISYAPVGDFQSGIASIGPMARTVADAAALLDVMSGYITGDPYWLPDPEISFLEATDQQLDNLRISFATSIKPMGEASAVCEKIVVETVQRLEGMGHLVEPGCPDFSDIVEPFKTVWQAGVTSAGIPLEALSPMNRWIAEQSGSAGEYLQAVTKLQIIARQIVGFFNNYDVLVLPTYLHPPIRVGEWDDLSYEETLENIINWIGPCPPFNATGLPAIAIPAGFDEKGLPVGIQLVGPPASEARLLALAAQLEAANPWINNRPTIATEV; translated from the coding sequence ATGAATCAAGTTGACCTAGCGTTTACTCCAGCTCTAGACCAAGCCCAACTGATCCGCAAGGGTGAGATATCACCGCTGGAATTAGTCCAACTCTACCTTGAACGGATCGAAGCATTAAATCCCCAAGTGGGCAGTTACTTCACTGTGGCGTCTGAGATGGCACTGGCGGATGCTAAAGCCAAAACCGAACAACTTGCCCAAACTACTGATACTTCTAAACTTCCCCCATTTTTTGGTGTTCCAATTGCGATTAAAGACCTCAGGGCTGTAGAAGGACTCCCTTGTAGCTTTGGTGTTGCTGCGCTCAAAGACAATATTGCTGAGTATGATGATGGGGTAATCACCCGGATCAAGCAAGCTGGATTCATTATTTTAGGTAAAACCGCTACTTCTGAACTGGGTTCGTTACCCTATACCGAACCCCCAGGATTTCCACCGGCTCGCAATCCCTGGAATCTAGACTACACACCAGGGGGGTCTAGTGGCGGTTCAGCTGCAGCAGTAGCGGCTGGCTTATCTCCCATTGCCCAAGGTTCGGATGGTGGGGGTTCCCTGCGCGGTCCAGCCTTTTGCTGTGGTTTGGTCGCCATTAAACCGACACGAGGTCGTATTTCTTACGCTCCAGTAGGAGACTTTCAAAGTGGTATTGCTAGTATTGGTCCGATGGCACGGACGGTAGCTGATGCCGCTGCTTTACTGGATGTGATGTCTGGCTATATTACTGGAGACCCTTACTGGTTACCTGACCCAGAGATATCGTTTCTAGAGGCTACCGATCAACAACTGGATAATTTGCGGATTAGTTTTGCGACATCCATTAAACCGATGGGAGAAGCGTCAGCTGTATGTGAAAAGATTGTGGTGGAAACGGTGCAGCGACTGGAAGGGATGGGACATCTGGTTGAACCGGGTTGTCCAGATTTCAGTGACATAGTAGAACCGTTTAAGACAGTATGGCAAGCTGGGGTAACCTCAGCAGGAATTCCCCTAGAAGCCTTAAGTCCGATGAATCGCTGGATTGCTGAACAATCCGGTTCTGCTGGGGAATACTTACAAGCGGTGACTAAGCTACAAATTATAGCGCGTCAGATTGTGGGATTCTTTAACAACTATGATGTGCTAGTGTTACCTACTTATTTACATCCACCGATTCGGGTAGGAGAGTGGGACGATTTGAGTTATGAAGAAACCTTGGAGAATATTATTAATTGGATTGGACCGTGTCCACCATTTAATGCTACTGGACTTCCTGCGATCGCAATTCCTGCTGGTTTTGATGAGAAGGGCTTACCTGTAGGAATTCAGTTAGTGGGACCTCCAGCATCAGAAGCAAGACTATTAGCATTAGCGGCTCAGTTGGAAGCAGCAAACCCTTGGATTAATAATCGTCCCACTATAGCAACGGAAGTATAG